A single Entelurus aequoreus isolate RoL-2023_Sb linkage group LG11, RoL_Eaeq_v1.1, whole genome shotgun sequence DNA region contains:
- the usp5 gene encoding ubiquitin carboxyl-terminal hydrolase 5 isoform X1 — MGDVSEVLMSVLSTIRVPKPGDRVHKDECALSFSSPESEGGLYVCMNSFLGFGSQYVDRHHARSGQRAYLHITRTRKAKKEEDNSGSGHPPKKKPTRLAIGIEGGFDVEQENYEEDVKVVIFPDRQEVTSEDLTSMPDVVKERVSLSMTGIMVADSVSHTLQVQQWDGEVRQESRHAVELKQLDNGIKIPPSGWRCEMCGLQENIWMNLTDGKVFCGRRYFDGTGGNNHALLHFQETGHPLAVKLGTITPDGADVYSYEEDDMVLDSKLPEHLSHFGIDMMTMEKTERTMTELEIAVNQRIGEWEVIQESGTTLRPLFGPGLTGMKNLGNSCYLNSVMQVLFTVPDFQSKYVCNIDKIIDEAPSDPTQDFKTQVAKLGYGLLSGEYSKLAQDPSDENGASEPKDYQIGIAPQMFKALVGRGHPEFSTNRQQDAQEFLLHFINMVERNCRSGPNPSEAFRFLLEDRIVCQQSQKAKYTQRVDYIIQLPVPMDQAINTGEEDELQEVERRRENGDSSVSPVRAQIPFATCMAALTEPELLTDFWSSAAQAKTTATKTTRFASFPDHLVIQIKKFTFGLDWVPKKLDVSIDVPDTLDLSALRAAGQQPGEELLPEVAPPPLMTPDVEVKGILGSHGNEEDDSLYSPLLSPVLDDSTVSQLCDMGFPMEACRKAVYYTGNTGIDAAMNWVMGHMDDPDFSAPLILPGCSSGGGTTPTESISEEHLATIVSMGFSRDQATKALRATSNTLDRAVDWIFSHLDDLESMDVSEGGRSAAESESIRDPPPGPCVRDGPGKYELFAFISHMGTSTMCGHYVCHIKKDQQWVIFNDQKVCASEKPPKDLGYLYFYRRVAE, encoded by the exons ATGGGGGACGTCAGTGAGGTTTTGATGTCGGTTTTGTCCACAATTCGGGTTCCGAAGCCTGGAGACCGTGTCCACAAAGATGAATGCGCCTTGTCATTTTCCTCCCCG GAAAGCGAAGGAGGCCTGTATGTGTGCATGAACAGCTTCCTGGGTTTTGGAAGCCAGTATGTGGACAGGCACCATGCTAGGTCTGGTCAGAGGGCTTACTTGCACATCACCAGGACTCGTAAGGCCAAG AAGGAAGAGGACAACTCTGGATCTGGACACCCGCCTAAGAAGAAGCCCACCAGACTGGCGATAG GGATTGAAGGGGGCTTTGATGTTGAGCAGGAGAATTATGAAGAGGACGTCAAGGTTGTCATCTTTCCTGACAGGCAGGAAGTGACATCGGAGGACCTTACATCCATGCCGGATGTCGTGAAAGAGCGA GTGTCCCTGTCAATGACAGGCATCATGGTGGCTGACTCGGTGTCGCACACCTTGCAAGTACAACAGTGGGACGGCGAGGTGAGACAGGAATCGCGACATGCCGTTGAGCTCAAGCAGCTCGACAACGGAATCAAGATCCCTCCTAG CGGCTGGCGATGCGAAATGTGCGGCCTCCAGGAGAACATCTGGATGAACCTGACGGACGGCAAAGTCTTCTGCGGTCGCAGGTACTTTGACGGCACAGGTGGCAACAACCACGCCTTGCTGCATTTCCAAGAGACGGGACACCCACTGGCTGTCAAACTGGGAACCATCACCCCCGACGGAGCAG ATGTTTACTCTTACGAGGAGGATGACATGGTACTGGACTCTAAGTTACCAGAGCATCTGTCCCACTTTGGCATTGACATGATGACCATGGAGAAG ACTGAGCGGACCATGACAGAGCTGGAGATTGCCGTCAATCAGCGTATCGGAGAGTGGGAGGTGATCCAAGAGTCCGGGACCACTCTGCGTCCCCTGTTTGGGCCCGGCCTTACCGGCATGAAGAACCTGGGCAACAGTTGCTACCTCAACTCTGTAATGCAAGTGCTCTTCACCGTTCCAGACTTCCAGAGCAA GTACGTGTGCAACATTGACAAGATAATTGACGAGGCCCCGAGCGATCCCACTCAAGACTTCAAAACTCAAGT AGCCAAGTTGGGCTACGGTCTTTTGTCAGGCGAATATTCCAAGCTGGCTCAAGATCCTTCCGATGAAAATGGTGCATCTGAGCCCAAA GATTACCAAATCGGCATAGCGCCACAAATGTTCAAAGCACTTGTTGGGCGGGGTCACCCGGAGTTCTCCACCAATCGGCAACAGGATGCTCAGGAGTTTCTATTGCACTTCATAAACATGGTGGAG AGGAACTGTCGCTCCGGTCCCAACCCATCTGAAGCCTTCAGGTTCCTGTTGGAGGACAGGATTGTGTGCCAGCAATCCCAGAAGGCCAAGTACACACAGCGGGTGGACTACATCATCCAGCTGCCTGTGCCTATGGACCAGGCAATCAACACAGGTGAGGAGG ATGAGCTGCAGGAGGTGGAGCGCCGGCGTGAGAATGGGGACTCATCGGTTTCGCCTGTGCGTGCACAAATTCCCTTTGCGACTTGCATGGCGGCCCTTACTGAACCGGAACTCCTTACTGACTTCTGGAGCTCTGCTGCACAAGCCAAAACTACTGCCACCAA AACCACCCGATTTGCCTCGTTCCCAGACCACTTAGTTATTCAGATTAAGAAGTTTACTTTTGGTCTTGACTGGGTCCCTAAGAAACTGG ATGTGAGCATCGACGTCCCGGACACTCTGGACTTAAGCGCGCTCCGTGCAGCAGGCCAGCAGCCCGGGGAGGAGCTCTTACCAGAGGTGGCCCCGCCCCCACTCATGACCCCAGATGTGGAGGTTAAAGGTATCCTGGGCTCCCACGGCAACGAAGAGGACGACTCTCTCTACTCCCCACTGCTGT CTCCAGTCCTCGACGACTCCACGGTGTCCCAGCTCTGCGACATGGGATTCCCCATGGAGGCCTGCAGGAAAGCGGTGTACTACACTGGGAACACTGGAATCGACGCCGCCATGAACTGGGTCATGGGCCACATGGACGACCCAG ACTTCTCCGCCCCCCTAATCCTGCCCGGCTGCAGCTCAGGTGGTGGGACGACGCCGACAGAAAGCATCTCCGAGGAACACTTGGCAACCATTGTGTCAATGGGCTTCAGCCGAGACCAAGCGACCAAAGCACTTCGGGCAACG AGCAATACGTTGGACCGGGCCGTGGACTGGATCTTCTCACACCTGGACGACCTGGAGTCCATGGATGTGTCCGAAGGAGGTCGCTCCGCCGCAGAGAGCGAGAGCATTCGGGATCCTCCTCCTGGGCCTTGTGTCCGAGACGGACCAGGCA AATATGAGCTGTTTGCCTTCATTAGCCACATGGGTACGAGCACCATGTGTGGCCACTATGTCTGTCATATCAAGAAGGATCAGCA GTGGGTTATCTTCAATGACCAGAAGGTGTGCGCTTCAGAGAAACCTCCCAAAGACCTGGGGTACCTCTACTTCTATAGGCGAGTGGCAGAATAA
- the usp5 gene encoding ubiquitin carboxyl-terminal hydrolase 5 isoform X2 encodes MGDVSEVLMSVLSTIRVPKPGDRVHKDECALSFSSPESEGGLYVCMNSFLGFGSQYVDRHHARSGQRAYLHITRTRKAKKEEDNSGSGHPPKKKPTRLAIGIEGGFDVEQENYEEDVKVVIFPDRQEVTSEDLTSMPDVVKERVSLSMTGIMVADSVSHTLQVQQWDGEVRQESRHAVELKQLDNGIKIPPSGWRCEMCGLQENIWMNLTDGKVFCGRRYFDGTGGNNHALLHFQETGHPLAVKLGTITPDGADVYSYEEDDMVLDSKLPEHLSHFGIDMMTMEKTERTMTELEIAVNQRIGEWEVIQESGTTLRPLFGPGLTGMKNLGNSCYLNSVMQVLFTVPDFQSKYVCNIDKIIDEAPSDPTQDFKTQVAKLGYGLLSGEYSKLAQDPSDENGASEPKDYQIGIAPQMFKALVGRGHPEFSTNRQQDAQEFLLHFINMVERNCRSGPNPSEAFRFLLEDRIVCQQSQKAKYTQRVDYIIQLPVPMDQAINTDELQEVERRRENGDSSVSPVRAQIPFATCMAALTEPELLTDFWSSAAQAKTTATKTTRFASFPDHLVIQIKKFTFGLDWVPKKLDVSIDVPDTLDLSALRAAGQQPGEELLPEVAPPPLMTPDVEVKGILGSHGNEEDDSLYSPLLSPVLDDSTVSQLCDMGFPMEACRKAVYYTGNTGIDAAMNWVMGHMDDPDFSAPLILPGCSSGGGTTPTESISEEHLATIVSMGFSRDQATKALRATSNTLDRAVDWIFSHLDDLESMDVSEGGRSAAESESIRDPPPGPCVRDGPGKYELFAFISHMGTSTMCGHYVCHIKKDQQWVIFNDQKVCASEKPPKDLGYLYFYRRVAE; translated from the exons ATGGGGGACGTCAGTGAGGTTTTGATGTCGGTTTTGTCCACAATTCGGGTTCCGAAGCCTGGAGACCGTGTCCACAAAGATGAATGCGCCTTGTCATTTTCCTCCCCG GAAAGCGAAGGAGGCCTGTATGTGTGCATGAACAGCTTCCTGGGTTTTGGAAGCCAGTATGTGGACAGGCACCATGCTAGGTCTGGTCAGAGGGCTTACTTGCACATCACCAGGACTCGTAAGGCCAAG AAGGAAGAGGACAACTCTGGATCTGGACACCCGCCTAAGAAGAAGCCCACCAGACTGGCGATAG GGATTGAAGGGGGCTTTGATGTTGAGCAGGAGAATTATGAAGAGGACGTCAAGGTTGTCATCTTTCCTGACAGGCAGGAAGTGACATCGGAGGACCTTACATCCATGCCGGATGTCGTGAAAGAGCGA GTGTCCCTGTCAATGACAGGCATCATGGTGGCTGACTCGGTGTCGCACACCTTGCAAGTACAACAGTGGGACGGCGAGGTGAGACAGGAATCGCGACATGCCGTTGAGCTCAAGCAGCTCGACAACGGAATCAAGATCCCTCCTAG CGGCTGGCGATGCGAAATGTGCGGCCTCCAGGAGAACATCTGGATGAACCTGACGGACGGCAAAGTCTTCTGCGGTCGCAGGTACTTTGACGGCACAGGTGGCAACAACCACGCCTTGCTGCATTTCCAAGAGACGGGACACCCACTGGCTGTCAAACTGGGAACCATCACCCCCGACGGAGCAG ATGTTTACTCTTACGAGGAGGATGACATGGTACTGGACTCTAAGTTACCAGAGCATCTGTCCCACTTTGGCATTGACATGATGACCATGGAGAAG ACTGAGCGGACCATGACAGAGCTGGAGATTGCCGTCAATCAGCGTATCGGAGAGTGGGAGGTGATCCAAGAGTCCGGGACCACTCTGCGTCCCCTGTTTGGGCCCGGCCTTACCGGCATGAAGAACCTGGGCAACAGTTGCTACCTCAACTCTGTAATGCAAGTGCTCTTCACCGTTCCAGACTTCCAGAGCAA GTACGTGTGCAACATTGACAAGATAATTGACGAGGCCCCGAGCGATCCCACTCAAGACTTCAAAACTCAAGT AGCCAAGTTGGGCTACGGTCTTTTGTCAGGCGAATATTCCAAGCTGGCTCAAGATCCTTCCGATGAAAATGGTGCATCTGAGCCCAAA GATTACCAAATCGGCATAGCGCCACAAATGTTCAAAGCACTTGTTGGGCGGGGTCACCCGGAGTTCTCCACCAATCGGCAACAGGATGCTCAGGAGTTTCTATTGCACTTCATAAACATGGTGGAG AGGAACTGTCGCTCCGGTCCCAACCCATCTGAAGCCTTCAGGTTCCTGTTGGAGGACAGGATTGTGTGCCAGCAATCCCAGAAGGCCAAGTACACACAGCGGGTGGACTACATCATCCAGCTGCCTGTGCCTATGGACCAGGCAATCAACACAG ATGAGCTGCAGGAGGTGGAGCGCCGGCGTGAGAATGGGGACTCATCGGTTTCGCCTGTGCGTGCACAAATTCCCTTTGCGACTTGCATGGCGGCCCTTACTGAACCGGAACTCCTTACTGACTTCTGGAGCTCTGCTGCACAAGCCAAAACTACTGCCACCAA AACCACCCGATTTGCCTCGTTCCCAGACCACTTAGTTATTCAGATTAAGAAGTTTACTTTTGGTCTTGACTGGGTCCCTAAGAAACTGG ATGTGAGCATCGACGTCCCGGACACTCTGGACTTAAGCGCGCTCCGTGCAGCAGGCCAGCAGCCCGGGGAGGAGCTCTTACCAGAGGTGGCCCCGCCCCCACTCATGACCCCAGATGTGGAGGTTAAAGGTATCCTGGGCTCCCACGGCAACGAAGAGGACGACTCTCTCTACTCCCCACTGCTGT CTCCAGTCCTCGACGACTCCACGGTGTCCCAGCTCTGCGACATGGGATTCCCCATGGAGGCCTGCAGGAAAGCGGTGTACTACACTGGGAACACTGGAATCGACGCCGCCATGAACTGGGTCATGGGCCACATGGACGACCCAG ACTTCTCCGCCCCCCTAATCCTGCCCGGCTGCAGCTCAGGTGGTGGGACGACGCCGACAGAAAGCATCTCCGAGGAACACTTGGCAACCATTGTGTCAATGGGCTTCAGCCGAGACCAAGCGACCAAAGCACTTCGGGCAACG AGCAATACGTTGGACCGGGCCGTGGACTGGATCTTCTCACACCTGGACGACCTGGAGTCCATGGATGTGTCCGAAGGAGGTCGCTCCGCCGCAGAGAGCGAGAGCATTCGGGATCCTCCTCCTGGGCCTTGTGTCCGAGACGGACCAGGCA AATATGAGCTGTTTGCCTTCATTAGCCACATGGGTACGAGCACCATGTGTGGCCACTATGTCTGTCATATCAAGAAGGATCAGCA GTGGGTTATCTTCAATGACCAGAAGGTGTGCGCTTCAGAGAAACCTCCCAAAGACCTGGGGTACCTCTACTTCTATAGGCGAGTGGCAGAATAA
- the usp5 gene encoding ubiquitin carboxyl-terminal hydrolase 5 isoform X3, with product MGDVSEVLMSVLSTIRVPKPGDRVHKDECALSFSSPESEGGLYVCMNSFLGFGSQYVDRHHARSGQRAYLHITRTRKAKKEEDNSGSGHPPKKKPTRLAIGIEGGFDVEQENYEEDVKVVIFPDRQEVTSEDLTSMPDVVKERVSLSMTGIMVADSVSHTLQVQQWDGEVRQESRHAVELKQLDNGIKIPPSGWRCEMCGLQENIWMNLTDGKVFCGRRYFDGTGGNNHALLHFQETGHPLAVKLGTITPDGADVYSYEEDDMVLDSKLPEHLSHFGIDMMTMEKTERTMTELEIAVNQRIGEWEVIQESGTTLRPLFGPGLTGMKNLGNSCYLNSVMQVLFTVPDFQSKYVCNIDKIIDEAPSDPTQDFKTQVAKLGYGLLSGEYSKLAQDPSDENGASEPKDYQIGIAPQMFKALVGRGHPEFSTNRQQDAQEFLLHFINMVERNCRSGPNPSEAFRFLLEDRIVCQQSQKAKYTQRVDYIIQLPVPMDQAINTDELQEVERRRENGDSSVSPVRAQIPFATCMAALTEPELLTDFWSSAAQAKTTATKTTRFASFPDHLVIQIKKFTFGLDWVPKKLDVSIDVPDTLDLSALRAAGQQPGEELLPEVAPPPLMTPDVEVKAPVLDDSTVSQLCDMGFPMEACRKAVYYTGNTGIDAAMNWVMGHMDDPDFSAPLILPGCSSGGGTTPTESISEEHLATIVSMGFSRDQATKALRATSNTLDRAVDWIFSHLDDLESMDVSEGGRSAAESESIRDPPPGPCVRDGPGKYELFAFISHMGTSTMCGHYVCHIKKDQQWVIFNDQKVCASEKPPKDLGYLYFYRRVAE from the exons ATGGGGGACGTCAGTGAGGTTTTGATGTCGGTTTTGTCCACAATTCGGGTTCCGAAGCCTGGAGACCGTGTCCACAAAGATGAATGCGCCTTGTCATTTTCCTCCCCG GAAAGCGAAGGAGGCCTGTATGTGTGCATGAACAGCTTCCTGGGTTTTGGAAGCCAGTATGTGGACAGGCACCATGCTAGGTCTGGTCAGAGGGCTTACTTGCACATCACCAGGACTCGTAAGGCCAAG AAGGAAGAGGACAACTCTGGATCTGGACACCCGCCTAAGAAGAAGCCCACCAGACTGGCGATAG GGATTGAAGGGGGCTTTGATGTTGAGCAGGAGAATTATGAAGAGGACGTCAAGGTTGTCATCTTTCCTGACAGGCAGGAAGTGACATCGGAGGACCTTACATCCATGCCGGATGTCGTGAAAGAGCGA GTGTCCCTGTCAATGACAGGCATCATGGTGGCTGACTCGGTGTCGCACACCTTGCAAGTACAACAGTGGGACGGCGAGGTGAGACAGGAATCGCGACATGCCGTTGAGCTCAAGCAGCTCGACAACGGAATCAAGATCCCTCCTAG CGGCTGGCGATGCGAAATGTGCGGCCTCCAGGAGAACATCTGGATGAACCTGACGGACGGCAAAGTCTTCTGCGGTCGCAGGTACTTTGACGGCACAGGTGGCAACAACCACGCCTTGCTGCATTTCCAAGAGACGGGACACCCACTGGCTGTCAAACTGGGAACCATCACCCCCGACGGAGCAG ATGTTTACTCTTACGAGGAGGATGACATGGTACTGGACTCTAAGTTACCAGAGCATCTGTCCCACTTTGGCATTGACATGATGACCATGGAGAAG ACTGAGCGGACCATGACAGAGCTGGAGATTGCCGTCAATCAGCGTATCGGAGAGTGGGAGGTGATCCAAGAGTCCGGGACCACTCTGCGTCCCCTGTTTGGGCCCGGCCTTACCGGCATGAAGAACCTGGGCAACAGTTGCTACCTCAACTCTGTAATGCAAGTGCTCTTCACCGTTCCAGACTTCCAGAGCAA GTACGTGTGCAACATTGACAAGATAATTGACGAGGCCCCGAGCGATCCCACTCAAGACTTCAAAACTCAAGT AGCCAAGTTGGGCTACGGTCTTTTGTCAGGCGAATATTCCAAGCTGGCTCAAGATCCTTCCGATGAAAATGGTGCATCTGAGCCCAAA GATTACCAAATCGGCATAGCGCCACAAATGTTCAAAGCACTTGTTGGGCGGGGTCACCCGGAGTTCTCCACCAATCGGCAACAGGATGCTCAGGAGTTTCTATTGCACTTCATAAACATGGTGGAG AGGAACTGTCGCTCCGGTCCCAACCCATCTGAAGCCTTCAGGTTCCTGTTGGAGGACAGGATTGTGTGCCAGCAATCCCAGAAGGCCAAGTACACACAGCGGGTGGACTACATCATCCAGCTGCCTGTGCCTATGGACCAGGCAATCAACACAG ATGAGCTGCAGGAGGTGGAGCGCCGGCGTGAGAATGGGGACTCATCGGTTTCGCCTGTGCGTGCACAAATTCCCTTTGCGACTTGCATGGCGGCCCTTACTGAACCGGAACTCCTTACTGACTTCTGGAGCTCTGCTGCACAAGCCAAAACTACTGCCACCAA AACCACCCGATTTGCCTCGTTCCCAGACCACTTAGTTATTCAGATTAAGAAGTTTACTTTTGGTCTTGACTGGGTCCCTAAGAAACTGG ATGTGAGCATCGACGTCCCGGACACTCTGGACTTAAGCGCGCTCCGTGCAGCAGGCCAGCAGCCCGGGGAGGAGCTCTTACCAGAGGTGGCCCCGCCCCCACTCATGACCCCAGATGTGGAGGTTAAAG CTCCAGTCCTCGACGACTCCACGGTGTCCCAGCTCTGCGACATGGGATTCCCCATGGAGGCCTGCAGGAAAGCGGTGTACTACACTGGGAACACTGGAATCGACGCCGCCATGAACTGGGTCATGGGCCACATGGACGACCCAG ACTTCTCCGCCCCCCTAATCCTGCCCGGCTGCAGCTCAGGTGGTGGGACGACGCCGACAGAAAGCATCTCCGAGGAACACTTGGCAACCATTGTGTCAATGGGCTTCAGCCGAGACCAAGCGACCAAAGCACTTCGGGCAACG AGCAATACGTTGGACCGGGCCGTGGACTGGATCTTCTCACACCTGGACGACCTGGAGTCCATGGATGTGTCCGAAGGAGGTCGCTCCGCCGCAGAGAGCGAGAGCATTCGGGATCCTCCTCCTGGGCCTTGTGTCCGAGACGGACCAGGCA AATATGAGCTGTTTGCCTTCATTAGCCACATGGGTACGAGCACCATGTGTGGCCACTATGTCTGTCATATCAAGAAGGATCAGCA GTGGGTTATCTTCAATGACCAGAAGGTGTGCGCTTCAGAGAAACCTCCCAAAGACCTGGGGTACCTCTACTTCTATAGGCGAGTGGCAGAATAA